The Stappia sp. genome window below encodes:
- a CDS encoding Na+/H+ antiporter NhaC family protein, producing MENPGALALIPTLVVIVLAVLSRRALEPLVGGVIVGYVMISQDEVMQRTMASAQTVLADSTIVWILLAVSLFGALTHLVVHSGGAQAFSGVLIRFCRTRKSSLIATWVLGLLIFIDDYLNALTVGTSMKGVTDEHRVSRPMLAYIVDSTAAPICVLVPLSTWAVYVSGLLETNGVAEAGAGMAAYISAIPYMIYPIVAVLLVPLVAIGLVPALGPMKTAEARAAAGESTATAAGGELEIDFEYRGEPRLRNFLVPIVSLIFFTWWFDIDILMGVTAALLITFVLYGLQGTLKVGQMFDFAMEGLKGMVPAIAIIVASFMLKEVNDILGLTDFVIETVSPYLTAILLPPVAFLALSLIAFATGSFWGMYAIALPIILPLGMALGIDVSILVGVVVSAGAFGSHACFYGDSTVLSASSSDVATMDHALTQLPYVLIAAGVSALAYLALGLA from the coding sequence ATGGAAAATCCGGGGGCGCTCGCCCTGATTCCGACGCTTGTCGTCATCGTGCTGGCGGTGCTGTCGCGCCGCGCGCTGGAGCCGCTCGTCGGCGGCGTGATCGTGGGCTACGTGATGATCTCGCAGGACGAGGTCATGCAGCGGACCATGGCGAGCGCGCAGACGGTGCTGGCCGACAGCACCATCGTGTGGATCCTGCTGGCGGTGAGCCTGTTCGGCGCGCTGACGCATCTCGTCGTGCATTCCGGCGGCGCGCAGGCGTTTTCCGGCGTGCTGATCCGCTTCTGCCGGACGCGCAAATCGTCGCTGATCGCCACCTGGGTGCTGGGCCTTCTGATCTTCATCGACGACTATCTCAATGCGCTGACGGTCGGCACCTCCATGAAGGGCGTCACCGACGAACACCGGGTCTCGCGGCCGATGCTCGCCTATATCGTGGATTCCACCGCCGCGCCGATCTGCGTGCTGGTGCCGCTGTCCACCTGGGCGGTCTATGTCTCCGGCCTGCTGGAGACCAACGGTGTGGCCGAGGCCGGCGCCGGCATGGCCGCCTATATCTCCGCCATTCCCTACATGATCTATCCCATCGTCGCGGTGCTTCTGGTGCCGTTGGTCGCCATCGGGCTGGTGCCCGCGCTCGGTCCGATGAAGACGGCGGAGGCGCGCGCGGCCGCCGGCGAAAGCACAGCCACCGCCGCCGGCGGCGAGCTGGAGATCGACTTCGAGTATCGCGGCGAGCCGCGCCTGCGCAATTTCCTGGTGCCCATCGTCAGCCTGATCTTCTTCACCTGGTGGTTCGACATCGACATCCTGATGGGCGTCACCGCCGCGCTCTTGATCACCTTCGTCCTCTACGGTCTGCAGGGCACGTTGAAGGTCGGGCAGATGTTCGACTTCGCCATGGAGGGCCTGAAGGGCATGGTTCCGGCCATCGCGATCATCGTCGCCTCCTTCATGCTGAAGGAAGTCAACGACATCCTCGGCCTGACCGATTTCGTGATCGAGACGGTGAGCCCCTATCTCACGGCGATCCTGCTGCCGCCGGTGGCCTTTCTGGCGCTGTCGCTGATCGCCTTCGCCACGGGCAGCTTCTGGGGCATGTATGCGATCGCGCTGCCGATCATCCTGCCGCTCGGCATGGCGCTCGGCATCGACGTGTCGATCCTGGTGGGCGTGGTCGTGTCGGCCGGCGCCTTCGGCTCGCATGCCTGCTTCTACGGCGATTCCACGGTTCTCTCGGCGTCTTCCAGCGATGTCGCGACGATGGATCACGCGCTGACGCAGCTTCCCTACGTGCTCATCGCGGCCGGCGTGTCCGCGCTCGCCTACCTCGCGCTCGGCCTCGCCTGA
- a CDS encoding TetR/AcrR family transcriptional regulator, protein MAEKSQGGGGLRDRQKTQRQEAILAAAERHFATHAPDDVKMGDIARDAGVSTPTVFNYFGSKDELLLAIILKGNAEARARAAAIRADATVGVSDGICRILEAYSELSSRLLSKEAWRHAEAVHIRHPASTFVRRYDAINRHIVEDLSAHLNARVPSDRLAPEDADLIARLVFSRWNGLFLDYIRDDGLAFEAHLAAVAREMGQVLRLLGLSPA, encoded by the coding sequence ATGGCGGAGAAATCGCAGGGTGGCGGCGGGTTGCGCGACCGGCAGAAAACGCAGCGTCAGGAAGCCATTCTCGCGGCGGCGGAGCGGCATTTCGCGACCCACGCGCCGGACGACGTGAAGATGGGCGACATCGCGCGGGACGCCGGCGTCTCCACGCCGACCGTGTTCAACTATTTCGGCTCCAAGGACGAATTGCTGCTCGCCATCATCCTCAAGGGGAACGCCGAGGCGCGGGCGCGCGCGGCCGCCATCCGCGCCGACGCGACAGTCGGCGTGAGCGACGGCATCTGCCGCATTCTGGAGGCCTATTCGGAGCTCTCCAGCCGGTTGCTCAGCAAGGAAGCCTGGCGCCATGCGGAAGCGGTGCACATCCGCCATCCGGCCTCGACCTTCGTGCGCCGCTACGACGCGATCAACCGCCACATCGTCGAGGACCTCAGCGCGCATCTGAACGCGCGCGTGCCCTCTGACCGGCTGGCGCCCGAGGATGCCGACCTCATCGCGCGCCTGGTGTTCAGCCGTTGGAACGGCCTGTTCCTCGACTACATCCGCGACGACGGGCTCGCCTTCGAGGCCCATCTCGCCGCGGTCGCACGCGAGATGGGCCAGGTGCTGCGGCTCCTGGGGCTCAGCCCAGCCTGA
- a CDS encoding aldehyde dehydrogenase yields MTATAADWHAAADTLTFRGEALIDGRRVPAVSGETFASHSPVDGRFLADIAACGAEDVDRAVAAARRAFTDGRWARRAPAERKAVLVRFAELIRAHRDELALTETLDMGKPISDSTSIDVRAVANCFAWYGEAIDKVYDEVAPTPSDSVALVTREPLGVVAAVVPWNFPMLMATWKVAPALATGNSVVLKPAEQSSLSALRLAELALEAGIPEGVFNVVTGAGPEVGRALGLHMDVDGLFFTGSTRVGKIFTEYAGQSNLKRLGLELGGKSPNIILSSYRDIAHAARTSAGSAFFNQGEMCTCPSRLIVERSVHDQVVEVLLEEAKGFQPGDPLDPATRMGALVDDAHAGKVLSYVETAREEGAIIATGGARTRPGAYVAPTVVDGVRNDMRVAREEIFGPVLSVIAVDGLEEAISVANDSPYGLASAVWTDDLTTAHRVSREIRAGLVYVNCYDCDDLTVPFGGFKESGIGRDKSLHALDKFTELKTTWIRLG; encoded by the coding sequence ATGACCGCCACCGCAGCCGACTGGCATGCCGCCGCCGACACGCTCACCTTTCGCGGGGAGGCGCTGATCGACGGTAGACGCGTTCCCGCCGTCTCCGGCGAGACCTTCGCCAGCCATTCACCCGTCGACGGGCGCTTTCTCGCCGACATCGCGGCCTGCGGGGCGGAGGATGTCGACCGCGCCGTCGCCGCCGCCCGCCGGGCTTTTACCGACGGACGCTGGGCGCGCCGCGCGCCGGCCGAACGCAAGGCGGTGCTGGTGCGCTTCGCCGAGCTGATCCGCGCCCATCGCGACGAGCTGGCGCTCACCGAAACCCTCGACATGGGCAAGCCGATTTCCGACAGCACGTCGATCGACGTGCGCGCGGTCGCCAATTGCTTCGCCTGGTACGGCGAGGCGATCGACAAGGTCTATGACGAGGTGGCGCCGACGCCGTCGGATTCGGTGGCGCTCGTCACGCGCGAGCCGCTCGGCGTGGTCGCCGCCGTGGTGCCGTGGAACTTTCCGATGCTGATGGCGACCTGGAAGGTGGCGCCGGCGCTGGCCACCGGCAATTCGGTCGTGCTCAAGCCGGCGGAGCAATCCTCGCTGAGCGCCCTGCGGCTCGCGGAGCTGGCGCTGGAGGCCGGCATTCCCGAAGGCGTGTTCAACGTCGTCACCGGAGCGGGACCTGAGGTCGGGCGCGCGCTCGGGCTGCACATGGACGTGGACGGGCTGTTCTTCACCGGCTCGACAAGGGTCGGCAAGATCTTCACCGAATATGCCGGCCAGTCCAACCTCAAGCGTCTCGGGCTGGAGCTTGGCGGCAAGAGCCCCAACATCATCCTGTCGAGCTATCGCGACATCGCCCATGCGGCGCGCACCTCGGCCGGGTCGGCCTTCTTCAATCAGGGCGAGATGTGCACCTGTCCGAGCCGGCTGATCGTGGAGCGCAGCGTGCACGATCAGGTGGTCGAGGTTCTGCTGGAAGAGGCGAAGGGCTTTCAGCCCGGCGATCCGCTCGACCCGGCAACACGCATGGGCGCGCTCGTCGACGACGCGCATGCCGGCAAGGTGCTCTCCTATGTGGAGACGGCCCGCGAGGAGGGCGCGATCATCGCCACCGGCGGGGCGCGCACGCGCCCCGGCGCCTATGTGGCGCCGACGGTGGTCGACGGGGTGCGCAACGACATGCGGGTGGCGCGCGAGGAGATCTTCGGCCCCGTGCTCTCGGTGATCGCCGTGGACGGGCTGGAGGAGGCGATCTCGGTCGCCAACGACAGCCCCTACGGGCTCGCCTCGGCCGTTTGGACCGACGATCTCACCACCGCGCATCGGGTGTCGCGGGAGATCCGCGCCGGTCTCGTCTATGTCAACTGCTACGATTGCGACGACCTGACGGTCCCCTTCGGCGGTTTCAAGGAATCCGGGATCGGTCGGGACAAGTCGCTGCATGCGCTCGACAAGTTCACCGAGCTGAAGACCACCTGGATCAGGCTGGGCTGA
- a CDS encoding GntR family transcriptional regulator: MAKSGTLTIPEIPMPRGATTHEIVYARLRQAIMTGSIAPGTVVTMRGLAEHLRVSPTPIREAVRQLGSENALEAMGNRRYRIPPMTAGRFEELLLLRIAVEVHAAERALPYVSGVLMDRLQAVDAEMDAVLEAEDLDRLTLLNQRFHRLLYTCNPHQAAMPMVESVWLQLGPFQRQVIRDVKSYYVVDRHKEIVAALERRDAAMLALAVESDIRDTLARAGRAHLMQALRDAG; this comes from the coding sequence ATGGCGAAATCCGGCACTCTGACCATTCCCGAAATCCCGATGCCCAGGGGGGCGACGACCCATGAGATCGTCTATGCGCGGCTGCGCCAGGCGATCATGACCGGCAGCATTGCGCCCGGCACGGTGGTCACCATGCGCGGCCTCGCGGAGCACCTGCGGGTCTCGCCGACGCCGATCCGCGAGGCGGTGCGTCAGCTTGGGTCGGAAAACGCGCTGGAGGCGATGGGCAATCGCCGCTACCGGATCCCGCCGATGACGGCGGGGCGGTTCGAGGAGTTGCTGCTGCTGCGCATCGCGGTCGAGGTGCATGCGGCCGAGCGCGCGCTTCCCTATGTGTCCGGCGTGCTGATGGACCGCTTGCAGGCGGTCGATGCCGAGATGGATGCGGTGCTGGAGGCGGAGGATCTCGACCGGCTCACGCTGCTCAACCAGCGCTTCCATCGCCTGCTCTACACCTGCAATCCGCATCAGGCGGCGATGCCGATGGTGGAGAGCGTCTGGCTGCAGCTCGGGCCGTTTCAGCGCCAGGTCATCCGCGACGTGAAGAGCTACTACGTGGTCGACCGGCACAAGGAGATCGTCGCCGCGCTGGAGCGGCGCGATGCGGCGATGCTGGCGCTCGCGGTGGAAAGCGACATCCGCGACACGCTGGCGCGCGCCGGTCGGGCGCACCTCATGCAGGCGCTGCGCGACGCGGGCTGA
- a CDS encoding glutamine synthetase family protein, with protein MSRENVTRWLSERSEIENIYACVCDLNGTLRGKRLPVSEVGRIIDGGLRMPLSILSTDIWGEDVTDSELVFETGDADGLCDFTGRGLIPVSWTSRPAAIAQLWMRQDDGTPFSGDPRRALADVLTRVKARGLTPVVATELEFYLFDPAKERPRPPVSPVTGKRLHTDNVLSLDELQHFDGFLNDVYRACQDQGIPADGAIAENGAGQFEINMRHSDDALRAADDVVLFKRLVRGLARKHGYAATFMAKPYGERAGNGFHLHMSMVDAQGRNLFDDGGELGTDLMRKAVAGLTATMQECTLAFAPHENSFRRLMPGTHAPCAVAWGYENRTAAIRIPGGSPKARRIEHRVAGADANPYLVLACVIGGALIGIEADQPPPEPIVGDAYRQALPHLPLDWASAIDAFATGANIRKIFSPRLQKMLVECKQQEHARFSRHVTEFEYHSYLEVV; from the coding sequence ATGTCGAGGGAAAACGTGACCCGCTGGCTCAGCGAGCGGAGCGAAATCGAGAACATCTACGCCTGCGTCTGCGATCTGAACGGCACGCTCCGCGGCAAGCGCCTGCCGGTGAGCGAGGTCGGACGCATCATCGACGGCGGCCTGCGCATGCCGCTGTCCATCCTCTCGACCGACATCTGGGGCGAGGACGTCACCGACAGCGAGCTGGTCTTCGAGACCGGCGACGCGGACGGGCTGTGCGACTTCACCGGCCGGGGGCTGATCCCAGTGTCCTGGACCTCGCGGCCCGCGGCCATCGCGCAGCTGTGGATGCGTCAGGACGACGGCACGCCCTTTTCCGGCGACCCGCGCCGGGCGCTCGCCGATGTGCTGACCCGCGTCAAGGCGCGCGGCCTGACCCCGGTGGTGGCGACGGAGCTGGAGTTCTATCTCTTCGATCCCGCGAAGGAGCGACCCCGCCCGCCCGTCTCGCCGGTCACCGGCAAGCGGCTGCACACCGACAATGTGCTCTCGCTCGACGAGTTGCAGCATTTCGACGGGTTCCTGAACGACGTCTACCGCGCCTGTCAGGACCAGGGCATCCCCGCCGACGGGGCGATTGCGGAAAACGGCGCCGGCCAGTTCGAGATCAACATGCGCCACAGCGACGACGCACTGCGCGCCGCCGACGACGTGGTCCTCTTCAAGCGCCTGGTGCGCGGTCTGGCGCGCAAGCACGGCTACGCCGCGACCTTCATGGCCAAGCCCTACGGCGAGCGCGCGGGCAACGGCTTCCACCTGCACATGTCGATGGTCGACGCGCAGGGACGCAACCTCTTCGACGATGGCGGCGAGCTCGGCACGGATCTGATGCGCAAGGCGGTGGCGGGGCTGACGGCGACCATGCAGGAATGCACGCTGGCCTTCGCCCCGCACGAGAACTCCTTCCGCCGGCTGATGCCGGGCACCCACGCCCCCTGCGCCGTGGCCTGGGGCTACGAGAACCGCACGGCGGCGATCCGCATTCCCGGCGGCAGTCCCAAGGCCCGGCGCATCGAGCATCGCGTCGCGGGCGCGGACGCCAATCCCTATCTGGTGCTGGCCTGCGTGATCGGCGGCGCGCTGATCGGCATCGAGGCCGACCAGCCCCCGCCCGAGCCGATCGTCGGCGACGCCTACCGCCAGGCCCTGCCGCATCTGCCGCTCGACTGGGCCTCGGCCATCGACGCCTTCGCCACCGGCGCGAACATCCGCAAGATCTTCTCGCCCCGGCTTCAGAAGATGCTGGTGGAGTGCAAGCAGCAGGAACATGCCCGCTTCTCCCGCCATGTCACCGAATTCGAATATCACAGCTACCTGGAGGTCGTGTGA
- a CDS encoding FAD-binding oxidoreductase, which yields MHVAPSSYAGTGAHIDSYYAASANPAPERPPLVGDHETEVCVVGAGYSGLSTALHLAEKGYRVTVLEGARVGWGASGRNGGQIVNGLNASLQTIERRYGKDTARFVAGLVMEGGDIIRERVKTYDIACDLKHSNIFAALTGAHMRELEERHALWRGYGIETQEMLDRDALRAHVRSDLYVGGMIDHAGGHLHPLNLALGEAAAIESLGGTIHETSPVISVDTDAPRPVVRTAQGTLTCKTLVLCGNAYLGKVVPGLAIRVMPVSTQVMATEPLGAERARALIPSDACVEDVRYILDYYRMSADHRLLFGGGTVYGGSDPRDIVAKLRPNLDKVFPELKGVTIDYAWSGNFALSFSRVPQLGRLGANTYFAHGYSGHGVTGSHTFGRILAEAIDGDLSRFDVFASLPWYPFPGGRTFRVPYSVIGSWYYGLRDRLGL from the coding sequence ATGCATGTCGCCCCGTCGAGCTACGCCGGCACCGGCGCCCACATCGACAGCTACTATGCCGCAAGCGCCAATCCCGCGCCCGAGCGCCCGCCGCTGGTCGGCGACCATGAGACCGAGGTCTGCGTGGTCGGCGCGGGCTATTCGGGCCTGTCCACCGCCCTGCATCTGGCGGAAAAGGGCTACAGGGTCACCGTGCTGGAGGGCGCGCGCGTCGGCTGGGGCGCGTCGGGGCGCAACGGCGGGCAGATCGTCAACGGCCTGAACGCGAGCCTGCAGACCATCGAGCGGCGCTACGGCAAGGACACCGCCCGCTTCGTCGCCGGCCTCGTGATGGAAGGCGGCGACATCATCCGCGAGCGGGTGAAGACCTACGACATCGCCTGCGACCTGAAGCACAGCAACATCTTCGCCGCGCTCACCGGCGCGCACATGCGCGAACTGGAGGAGCGGCACGCGCTGTGGCGCGGCTACGGGATCGAGACGCAGGAGATGCTCGACCGCGACGCCCTGCGCGCGCATGTGCGCTCCGACCTCTATGTCGGCGGCATGATCGACCATGCCGGCGGCCACCTGCATCCGCTCAATCTGGCGCTCGGCGAGGCGGCGGCGATCGAAAGCCTCGGCGGCACGATCCACGAGACCTCGCCGGTGATCTCGGTCGACACCGACGCGCCGCGTCCCGTGGTGCGCACCGCGCAGGGTACGCTCACCTGCAAGACGCTGGTGCTGTGCGGCAACGCCTATCTCGGCAAGGTGGTCCCCGGTCTCGCCATCCGCGTGATGCCGGTCTCGACGCAGGTGATGGCGACCGAGCCGCTCGGCGCGGAGCGCGCCCGCGCGCTCATTCCCTCCGACGCCTGCGTGGAGGACGTGCGCTACATTCTGGACTACTACCGCATGTCCGCCGACCACCGGCTTCTGTTCGGCGGCGGCACGGTCTATGGCGGCTCCGACCCCAGGGACATCGTCGCCAAGCTGCGCCCCAATCTGGACAAGGTGTTCCCCGAGCTGAAGGGTGTGACGATCGACTACGCCTGGAGCGGCAATTTCGCCCTCTCCTTCTCGCGCGTGCCGCAGCTGGGCAGGCTTGGAGCGAATACCTACTTTGCGCATGGATACAGTGGTCACGGGGTCACCGGATCGCATACATTCGGACGGATTCTCGCCGAGGCGATCGACGGCGACCTGAGCCGGTTCGACGTCTTCGCCTCCCTTCCCTGGTATCCGTTCCCGGGGGGCCGCACCTTCCGCGTTCCCTATTCGGTGATCGGGTCCTGGTACTACGGACTTCGCGACAGACTGGGTCTTTGA
- a CDS encoding type 1 glutamine amidotransferase: protein MHIGILQTGRAPEELRAEHGDYDAMFRRLLDGFGFTFTTWAVLDGELPDDITAADGHLITGSRHGVYEDHPWIPGLEDFLRRAYAARVPLVGICFGHQILAQALGGHVEKFQGGWSVGPETYKSDDGARTLIAWHQDQVIRPPEGAETIASTPFCRHAALRYGDTALSFQPHPEFTPAFFRDLLVARGEILPEATLDTARTRIDGPLDVSPHARETAREIAEFFKAGARVTAESAARA from the coding sequence ATGCACATCGGTATCCTGCAAACCGGCCGGGCGCCGGAGGAGCTGCGCGCCGAACATGGCGACTATGACGCCATGTTCCGCCGCCTGCTCGACGGCTTCGGCTTCACCTTCACCACATGGGCGGTACTCGACGGCGAACTGCCGGACGACATCACGGCGGCCGACGGCCATCTGATCACCGGATCGCGCCACGGCGTCTATGAGGACCATCCCTGGATCCCGGGGCTGGAGGACTTCCTGCGCCGCGCCTATGCCGCGCGCGTGCCGCTGGTCGGCATCTGCTTCGGCCACCAGATCCTCGCCCAGGCTCTCGGCGGCCACGTCGAGAAGTTCCAGGGCGGCTGGTCGGTGGGGCCGGAAACCTACAAGAGCGACGACGGCGCGCGCACGCTCATCGCCTGGCACCAGGACCAGGTGATCCGCCCGCCGGAGGGGGCCGAGACCATCGCCAGCACGCCGTTCTGCCGCCACGCGGCGCTGCGCTACGGCGATACGGCGCTGAGCTTCCAGCCGCATCCGGAGTTCACCCCGGCCTTCTTCCGCGACCTGCTGGTCGCGCGCGGCGAGATCCTGCCCGAGGCGACGCTGGACACGGCGCGCACGCGCATCGACGGCCCGCTGGACGTCTCGCCCCATGCCCGGGAAACGGCCCGCGAGATCGCCGAGTTCTTCAAGGCCGGCGCACGGGTCACGGCGGAGAGCGCCGCGCGGGCCTGA
- a CDS encoding transposase, which translates to MAFLEHAPPHVVGIDVSKQTLAVSACRGNAARSVANTTRAIRKLVAGLPSGTLVVCEPTGGYERLLLVELRAAGVPCHRADTLKVKAFARSFGRLAKTDAIDAGLLAAYGQERWQRLSLHQPSGDTQARLAALVARRQDLMAIRVAELNRAKSPGCALIASSCKALLRTLDRQLAALDTAIDALCVRCRLLARRIALYRSLPGVGPRTAIALAATMPELGTMTGKQAASLAGLAPHPRDSGTLRGYRKTRGGRPQIRSLLFMAALGAARSKGPLKPFYQRLVENGKKKLVALTAVMRKIVVILNARMRDELNAMS; encoded by the coding sequence ATGGCTTTTCTGGAACATGCCCCACCCCATGTCGTCGGCATCGATGTCTCGAAGCAGACGCTGGCCGTCTCCGCCTGTCGCGGCAATGCGGCGCGCAGCGTCGCCAACACGACCCGCGCGATCCGCAAGCTCGTCGCCGGCCTGCCTTCCGGCACGCTGGTCGTCTGCGAGCCGACCGGCGGATATGAACGCCTGCTGCTGGTTGAACTCAGGGCCGCAGGGGTCCCCTGCCACCGGGCCGACACCTTGAAGGTCAAGGCTTTCGCACGCTCCTTCGGACGCCTGGCCAAGACCGACGCGATCGACGCCGGTCTGCTCGCCGCCTACGGGCAGGAGCGCTGGCAGCGCCTGTCGCTGCATCAGCCAAGCGGAGACACACAGGCCAGGCTGGCCGCGCTCGTGGCCCGTAGGCAGGATCTCATGGCGATCCGGGTCGCCGAGCTCAATCGGGCCAAGTCTCCGGGCTGCGCGTTGATTGCCTCTTCCTGCAAGGCGCTCCTGCGGACGCTGGACCGGCAACTGGCGGCGCTCGATACAGCCATCGACGCGCTGTGCGTCCGCTGCAGACTGCTTGCCCGGCGCATCGCTCTTTACCGCAGCCTTCCGGGCGTGGGGCCGCGAACCGCCATCGCACTCGCCGCCACCATGCCCGAACTGGGGACGATGACCGGCAAGCAGGCCGCCTCTCTCGCTGGCCTTGCTCCGCACCCCAGAGACAGCGGGACACTCCGGGGCTACAGAAAGACCCGCGGCGGACGCCCGCAGATCCGCTCCCTCCTGTTCATGGCCGCCCTTGGCGCGGCACGCAGCAAGGGCCCGTTAAAGCCCTTCTATCAACGACTTGTCGAAAACGGAAAGAAGAAGCTCGTCGCTCTCACGGCCGTCATGAGAAAGATCGTCGTCATCCTAAATGCACGCATGAGAGACGAACTCAACGCAATGAGTTGA
- a CDS encoding NAD-dependent succinate-semialdehyde dehydrogenase, translating into MKLKDESLLETRAFVGGVWQDGTARFAVRNPSTGEEIAQVADCSVETLRGAIDTAHAEQKAWAARTGKERAAVLRRWYELIVENADDLATILTAEMGKPLAEARGEILYGASFIEWFAEEAKRVYGDIIPGHQRDKRIVVLKQPVGVVGSITPWNFPNAMIARKVAPALAVGCAFVARPAELTPLSALAMAVLAERAGVPRGVLSVVPSSDAAAAGQELCANSKVAKITFTGSTRVGQILMRQCADGIKKLSLELGGNAPFLVFDDADLDAAVEGALIAKYRNNGQTCVCANRFYVQDGVYDAFVEKLAAAVGGLKTGDGMQEGVTLGPLINEAAVDKVESHLADALDKGGRVVTGGARLEGTFFQPTVVRDVPGNARVAREETFGPLAPVIRFTDEQEVLAMANDSDFGLAGYFYARDLGRVWRVAEALETGMVGVNTGLISTELAPFGGVKQSGLGREGSKYGIDDFLEIKYVCLGGID; encoded by the coding sequence ATGAAGCTCAAGGACGAGAGCCTTCTCGAAACGCGCGCCTTCGTCGGCGGCGTCTGGCAGGACGGCACGGCGCGCTTTGCCGTCCGCAACCCGTCGACGGGCGAGGAAATCGCGCAGGTCGCGGATTGCTCCGTGGAGACGCTGCGCGGCGCCATCGACACGGCCCATGCCGAGCAGAAGGCCTGGGCGGCGCGCACCGGCAAGGAACGCGCCGCCGTGCTGCGGCGCTGGTACGAGCTGATCGTGGAAAACGCCGATGATCTGGCCACCATCCTGACGGCCGAGATGGGCAAGCCGCTGGCCGAGGCCAGGGGCGAAATCCTCTATGGCGCGAGCTTCATCGAGTGGTTCGCCGAAGAGGCCAAGCGGGTCTATGGCGACATCATCCCGGGCCACCAGCGCGACAAGCGCATCGTGGTGCTGAAGCAGCCGGTCGGCGTCGTGGGATCGATCACGCCGTGGAACTTCCCCAATGCGATGATCGCGCGGAAAGTGGCGCCGGCGCTCGCGGTTGGCTGTGCCTTCGTGGCGCGGCCGGCGGAGCTGACGCCGCTGTCGGCGCTGGCCATGGCGGTGCTGGCGGAGCGCGCGGGCGTGCCCAGGGGTGTCCTGTCGGTCGTCCCGTCGAGCGACGCGGCCGCCGCCGGTCAGGAGCTTTGCGCCAACTCCAAGGTCGCCAAGATCACCTTCACCGGTTCCACCCGTGTGGGGCAGATCCTGATGCGCCAATGCGCGGACGGCATCAAGAAGCTCAGCCTGGAGCTGGGCGGCAACGCGCCGTTCCTGGTGTTCGACGACGCCGATCTCGATGCGGCGGTCGAGGGCGCGCTGATCGCCAAGTACCGCAACAACGGGCAGACCTGCGTCTGCGCCAACCGCTTCTACGTGCAGGACGGCGTCTATGATGCTTTCGTGGAGAAGCTCGCGGCCGCCGTCGGCGGCCTGAAGACCGGCGACGGAATGCAGGAGGGCGTCACCCTCGGCCCGCTCATCAACGAGGCGGCCGTCGACAAGGTGGAAAGCCATCTCGCAGACGCGCTCGACAAGGGCGGCCGGGTGGTGACCGGCGGCGCGCGTCTGGAAGGCACCTTCTTCCAGCCTACCGTCGTGCGCGACGTGCCCGGGAACGCCCGCGTGGCGCGCGAGGAAACCTTCGGCCCGCTCGCCCCGGTGATCCGCTTCACCGACGAGCAGGAGGTGCTCGCCATGGCCAACGACAGCGACTTCGGTCTGGCGGGCTACTTCTATGCCCGCGATCTCGGTCGTGTGTGGCGCGTGGCGGAGGCGCTGGAAACCGGCATGGTCGGCGTCAACACCGGGCTGATCTCGACCGAGCTCGCCCCCTTCGGCGGCGTCAAGCAGTCGGGCCTCGGCCGCGAGGGCTCCAAATACGGGATCGACGACTTCCTGGAGATCAAATACGTCTGCCTCGGCGGCATCGACTGA